Proteins from a genomic interval of Methanoplanus endosymbiosus:
- the mutS gene encoding DNA mismatch repair protein MutS, with amino-acid sequence MSKGPTPAMKQFYDLKDKYPGTILFFQMGDFYETFGEDAEVVASELDITLTSRGRDINGEKMALAGVPIHAGETYISRMVQKGYRVAVCDQIEDPKKAKGIVKRDVVRVITPGTVIDSSMIGTSGSCYLMSLDYNSKKNEFGMAFLDVSTGEFFISECRESNGYTSLNSEIVRYSPSECIVSQKVPESAIKELENKNILITPYNTRAFDYETARDFLQDYFSVSSLEGFGCMGMDLAIGSAGACLSYACYTQKKDLGHIRKLSVRIPENSMVLDAITLRNLEILENIRNRGKDTSLFGVLNDTKTSMGIRILKKFLTAPLINKEDIGKRHDAVEYFLNNSATRYKLRGHLHKFPDIERIAGRISYGNAGPRDLVTLKNALLKIPEIKYLINPASERLPALIRESVSGAEALTDVTELIESAINDEPPVLARTGGVIRDGYSSELDELRDIAYSGKNWIAEFQQGERERTGIKSLKVGFNKVSGYYIEVTKSNLSLVPPEYLRKQTMSNGERYTLPVLQEKESLISNAEEKLLALELELFNSLILSLAEVVPAIQKTSGHIGLLDVYAAFSNVSDLYNYKRPVIENSGRLIISDGRHPVVERNMDNSFVPNDSGLESESEQILIITGANMAGKSTYMRQVALITVMAQAGCFVPAASAVIGIVDRIFTRVGAFDDLSSGQSTFMVEMLELANILNNITDKSLVILDEIGRGTSTLDGYSIAKAVLEFLHGRSKSGPRTLFATHFHEMVGMEGELKRVSNYHFAVNETGRDVVFLRKLIPGATDRSYGIHVAKLAGIPKKVLDRSSEILKLEQEREYSVPGRIQPRYTQMLLIDQGDCASVHDCGNGGKLAERIREIDTDSLTPREALALIYTLKEEAGDEMN; translated from the coding sequence ATGAGTAAGGGCCCAACACCTGCGATGAAGCAGTTTTACGACTTAAAAGACAAATATCCCGGAACAATCCTCTTTTTCCAGATGGGGGACTTCTATGAGACATTTGGAGAGGATGCTGAGGTTGTTGCCAGTGAGCTGGACATAACCCTGACATCCCGCGGCAGAGATATAAACGGTGAAAAGATGGCTCTTGCCGGAGTTCCGATCCATGCAGGAGAGACATACATCTCAAGGATGGTACAGAAGGGTTACCGTGTTGCTGTCTGTGACCAGATTGAAGATCCAAAAAAGGCAAAGGGCATAGTAAAAAGAGATGTTGTAAGAGTCATCACACCCGGAACTGTAATCGACTCATCAATGATTGGAACTTCGGGATCATGCTACCTGATGTCACTTGACTACAACTCCAAAAAAAATGAATTTGGCATGGCATTTCTTGATGTCTCAACCGGAGAATTTTTTATATCAGAATGCAGGGAGAGCAATGGCTATACATCACTTAATTCTGAGATTGTGCGTTATAGCCCGTCTGAATGTATAGTCTCCCAAAAAGTTCCGGAATCAGCAATAAAAGAGCTTGAAAATAAAAATATTCTCATAACTCCGTACAACACAAGGGCATTTGATTATGAAACTGCCAGGGATTTCCTTCAGGATTACTTCAGTGTATCATCACTTGAAGGATTTGGCTGCATGGGCATGGATCTTGCCATCGGATCTGCCGGAGCATGCCTTTCATACGCCTGCTATACCCAGAAAAAAGACCTTGGACATATAAGAAAACTGTCTGTCAGAATTCCGGAGAACAGCATGGTTCTCGATGCAATCACGCTTAGAAATCTCGAAATTCTGGAGAACATAAGAAACCGTGGGAAGGACACATCCCTCTTTGGCGTATTAAATGATACAAAAACCTCAATGGGAATAAGAATCCTGAAGAAATTCCTGACAGCCCCGCTGATAAACAAAGAAGATATCGGGAAGAGACATGACGCAGTTGAATACTTCCTGAACAACTCCGCCACAAGATATAAACTGCGGGGACATTTACACAAATTCCCGGACATTGAAAGAATTGCCGGAAGGATCTCATACGGCAATGCAGGCCCGCGTGATCTCGTCACACTCAAAAATGCACTGCTTAAAATTCCGGAGATAAAATATCTTATAAATCCGGCATCCGAAAGACTTCCAGCACTAATACGGGAGTCTGTTTCCGGTGCAGAGGCACTCACTGACGTAACAGAACTCATTGAATCTGCAATTAATGATGAACCGCCTGTCCTTGCAAGAACAGGAGGCGTAATCCGGGATGGTTACAGCAGTGAACTTGATGAACTCAGGGATATTGCATATTCAGGCAAAAACTGGATTGCAGAATTTCAGCAGGGTGAAAGGGAGAGAACCGGAATCAAATCCTTAAAGGTAGGATTTAATAAAGTATCCGGATACTATATCGAAGTCACAAAGTCGAATCTCAGCCTTGTCCCACCCGAATACCTGAGAAAACAGACAATGTCAAACGGTGAGAGATATACCCTTCCGGTTTTGCAGGAGAAGGAATCTCTCATATCAAATGCAGAGGAGAAACTGCTTGCACTTGAACTTGAATTATTCAACAGCTTAATCTTATCACTTGCAGAAGTTGTCCCGGCAATACAGAAGACATCCGGACATATCGGTCTTCTGGATGTATATGCAGCATTTAGCAATGTATCAGATCTATACAACTATAAACGTCCGGTGATTGAAAATTCCGGCAGGCTCATCATATCAGACGGCCGCCACCCTGTTGTTGAGAGAAACATGGATAACAGTTTTGTGCCGAATGATTCCGGACTTGAAAGTGAGAGCGAACAGATCTTAATCATCACCGGAGCAAACATGGCAGGAAAATCCACCTACATGCGCCAGGTTGCCCTGATAACAGTAATGGCACAGGCAGGATGCTTTGTCCCCGCAGCCAGTGCTGTGATAGGAATTGTGGACCGGATATTTACCCGCGTTGGTGCATTTGATGATCTCTCAAGCGGCCAGAGTACATTTATGGTTGAGATGCTTGAACTCGCCAATATTCTTAATAACATCACCGACAAAAGTCTTGTAATTCTTGATGAGATCGGCAGGGGGACAAGCACACTTGACGGCTACTCCATTGCAAAGGCAGTGCTTGAATTCCTTCACGGCAGATCAAAGAGCGGACCGAGGACACTATTTGCAACGCATTTCCATGAGATGGTCGGGATGGAAGGTGAACTTAAGAGAGTGAGCAATTATCATTTCGCTGTAAACGAGACCGGAAGGGATGTAGTATTCCTCAGAAAACTTATTCCGGGTGCGACAGACAGGAGCTATGGTATCCATGTTGCAAAGCTTGCCGGAATCCCAAAGAAAGTGCTTGA